The DNA region TCAGTTTGTGCATCTAGTTCTGCAAGTTTACTCAGATTAACAACTGTAAAGTGTTTAGGGTTTACAATCGTAAAATGCTTCAGCTTCGGAACGCGACGATATAAAGGCATTTGACCGCCTTCGAAACCAGCTTTTGTACCGGTGCCGGAACGAGATTTTTGACCTCGCATACCGAAACCGCAACTAGCTCCCTGGCCTGCGGCAATACCGCGACCAACGCGGCGACGGCGCTTTTTAGAACCAGCTTTTGGGGAAATATCGGATAGTTTCATCGTTTGATTAGGTTTAGTTATTTTCTAATGCCTACAACTTAAATGGAACCTAGGCATAAATTCGATCAATCGAAACACCACGTTCCTGGGCAACAGCAGAAAAACTACGGAGATTTCCGAGGGCATCAACAGTTGCGCGGGCATTGTTTAAAGGACTTTTAGATCCAAGCTGCTTTGCAAGAATGTTTTTAACGCCGGCGAGTTCTAGAACAGTTCTAACTGCTCCGCCTGCGATTACGCCTGTACCGGGGGCGGCGGGACGCATCATAACTTTTGCGCCACCTGCGATTCCGTTAATCCGGTGAGTAACGGTATTTGTTTTTGTTAAAGGAACATCAACAACGTGTTTTTTCGCATCGGCTACGCCTTTACGGACAGCACCAATAACGTCTCCAGCTTTGCCAACGCCAACGCCGACCTTACCGGTCTCATTGCCAATTACAACAATGGCGCGGAAACTTAGTTTCTTACCACCTTTGACAACTTTGCTAACGCGACGGATCTGAATGACACGCTCTTGCCAGTTCGAGTCTTTGTCCTTATTTCTTGATGATTTACGGCGCTTTGCCATTGTTTTTTGTCCTAATGATTACATCAACAATAGTTTTAGAAGTCGAGACCGGCTTCTCTCGCAGCATCAGCTAGAGCTTTAACTCTGCCGTGATAGAGGTTTCCTCCTCGGTCAAAAACGACTTTCTTAATTCCTTTTTCTAGGGCTCGTTTAGCGATTAAATTACCAACGGCTGTGGAAGCGGAAGTGTTACTGCTGGAGTTGAGGTCTTTGCGTAAATCTTTATCCAAGGTTGATGCTGCAGCTAAAGTGTGCTGTTTTTCATCATCAATGACTTGGGCATAGATATGTTTGTGAGAGCGGAATACGGCTAGCCGGGGGCGATCGCCAGTTCCTTCGACACGACGACGAATACGGAAGTGACGACGTTGTGTAAGTTGTTTGCGAGTTGCTTTCATCTTGACTACTTACCTGCCTTACCTGCTTTACGTCTAACATGCTCACCTTGGTAACGGATGCCTTTGCCTTTATAGGGTTCAGGGGGACGAACTGCGCGGACTTTAGCTGCAGTGTTGCCAACAACTTCCTTATCAATACCAGAGATGATTACTTGGGTATTTTTTTCACCCATTGCTACAGTAATCCCTTCCGGCATTACCATTTCAACAGGCTTACTATACCCAACGTTAAGTGTTAAAGTGTTGCCTTTAACTTGTGCTCGATAACCAACCCCGATGATCTCTAGGTTTTTGCTATATCCATTGGATACACCTTCAACCATATTTGCCACGAGGGTGCGACAAAGACCATGACGCTCACGGGCTGGACGGCTTGAATCAACGGGGCTAATAAGGATAGAGTTATCTTCCTTAACGACTTTTACCTTTTCAGGTAGAGTCCGTTCCAAAGTTCCTTTAGGACCTTTTACAGATATGGTTAAACCATCAACTGAAACGGTGACCTTATCAGGAATCGGAACAGGTTTTTTACCAATACGAGACATTCGTTTTCTCCTGAATATCAGTTTCAACCACGATTACCAGACGTAGCAGAGGATTTCGCCACCGATTCCTTCTTTACGAGCTTGACGATCAGTCATCACGCCTCTAGAGGTGGAAATGATCGCAATACCAATACCACCTAATACTCTAGGTAAATCTTTGTGGTTACTATATACCCGTAAACCGGGCTTGCTAACGCGTTGTAGCTTCTGGATAATCGGCTTGCGGTTGCGACCTTTATATTTCAAGGAAATTACAAGGTGCTTGCGAATGCCTTCACCAGCTTCTACATAGTTATCAATAAATCCTTCGTCTTTTAAGACAGCAGCAATGCTGCGAGTCATACGGGTTACGGGGACTTTAGTGTTTTCATGCTGAACCATGCACGCATTACGGATGCGTGTCAGCATATCGGAAATGGTGTCGTTCGCCGCCATTATTACCTTTAATCTCTCCTAAGATTTAGCTTTCGCGGAAGGGCATACCCATCGCTTTTAACAACGCTCGACCTTCTTCGTCGGTTTGCGCAGTTGTAATGATGGAAATATCCATACCTCGAATTTGATCAATGGAATCGTAGTCAATTTCAGGGAAAATTAGTTGCTCACGAATTCCTAGGCTGTAGTTTCCACGGCCATCGAAACTCTTGGGACTAATACCGCGAAAGTCACGAATGCGAGGAAGTGCCAAACTAATTAGACGGTCTAGAAAGGCATACATTTTCTCGGAGCGTAGCGTTACCATGACACCGACTGGCATTCCTTGACGGATTTTAAAACCGGCGATCGCCTTTTTAGCACGGGTGATCACAGGTCTTTGACCAGTAATGGTTGCCAATTCTGTGCGAGAAGATTCCATTGCTTTAGCATTGGAAGCGGCTTCTCCGAGGCCACGGTTCACTGAGATTTTGATAACCTTAGGAACTTCGTGAATATTTTTATAACCAAATTGCTCCGTCAATTTAGGAACAATAGAGTCTTGATAGAGAGTTTTGAGTCGTTGAGACATAGAGCTTAATTTAAACCTCCCTGGGCTTGGTCAGGGAAAAATAGAATTAATCGAATATTTTGAAAAATACCGTTCAAGATTTAGTCGATCACTTCGCCTGTCTTTTTAAGGACGCGAACCTTACGACCATCGTCAGTGATTTGATAGCCAATACGACTGGCTACTTTTTCCTTTTCGGAATAATGCATCACGTTCGAACTATGAATCGGTGCTTCAAAGGTTTGGATTTGACCAGACTCACCTTCTTGCTGGGGTTTCACGTGCTTTGTCCGGATATTGACATCCTTCACGATTACCTTGCTAGATTTGGGTAGCGTCTGGATTACTTCACCTACTTTTCCTTTATCGCGACCAGAAATCACCTGAACGGTATCACCTTTTTTAACGTGCATATTGTGGCGCGTCGGTGTGGAACTTTTACGTCCTGCCATTAGATAACCTCCGGTGCAAGGGAAACGATTTTAGTGAAGTTTTTATCCCGCAATTCGCGGGCAACGGGACCAAAAACACGAGTACCTTTGGGGTTGCCTTCAGCATTGATGATCACGGCGGCATTATCATCAAAACGGATACTCATACCACTTACACGACGTAAGGGTTGGCGAGTCCGAACGATAACGGCACGTACAATGTCAGATTTTTTGACACCCATATTTGGGATTGCCTCTTTTACAACAGCGATGATTTGATCGCCGATGCCACCGTAGCGACAATTCCCTGTACTCAGAACCCGCAAACACATTAGTTTACGAGCACCGCTGTTATCGGCAACATTTAGATAGGTTTGTTGTTGAATCACGGCTTTGTAGTAAGGGTTAGATAGAAAGGTTAATTACTATTTGTTGAGAATTTCGGCGATCGCCCAGCGCTTAGTTTTGCTGGTAGGAGGCGTTTCGCGAATGCGAACACGATCACCAACTTTGCACTGATTCTCTTCATCGTGAGCCTTAAAACGCTTAGTCTTAACCACGATTTTTTTGTATTTTGGGTGAGGAGAACGGTTTTCAACAGCAACAACGACAGTTTTATCCATCTTGTCACTGACAACCAATCCCACTCTTTCTTTAGTAGCCATACAAGGTATTTCTCCGACAGTTACTGAGCTTGGAGTTGGCGTTGACGCTCAACAGTCATAAGCTGTGCCAAACGATGGCGGGCATGCTTAAACTCATGAGTTTTTTCAAGACGACCAGTAGCTTGCTGCAAACGCAGATCAAATAATTGCTTTTTAACAGCAACAATTTCATCCGCTAAAGCCTGATCATCAAGTTTGCGAGCATCTTCGATCTTTGGTAAAGCCATAATTTAGATGTACTCCACATTACGAGTGACAAACTTAGTTTTGATGGGCAGCTTCTGAGCAGCAAGTCGCATAGCTTCTCGAGCAATTGGTTCCGAAACACCATTCATCTCGAACATGATACGACCGGGCTTGACCACTGCAACCCAAAATTCAGGATTACCTTTACCCGAACCCATACGAGTTTCAGCGGGGCGCATAGTGATTGGTTTATCGGGAAAGATCCGAATCCAAATCTTACCGCCACGCTTGATGTAACGAGTCATCGCACGACGAGCGGCTTCAATCTGACGGGCAGTAATCCAGCTTGGCTCAATCGCTTGAAGCGCATAATCACCAAATTGCACTGTGTTACCACGTTGCGCCATTCCCCGCATACGACCGCGATGCTGCTTACGGAATTTTGTACGTTTTGGACTTAGCATTGTTTCCTAATGGAATAGATAGTAATTGCAGAAACGAGAAATCGAACATCATCGAAGTCAACGAAACTACTGTTCGCTACGATCTTCAAACTGCTGACGACGAGATTTACGACGGGGCATTGGTGCAGCATTGGCAGGGGGAACATCCTCCTGACCAGGAATGATTTCACCTTTAAAAATCCAAACTTTAATACCCAGAATGCCGTAAATTGTTTGAGCAGTTTTATAGGAATAGTCAATGTCAGCTCTCAAGGTATGAAGAGGAACTCGCCCCTCACGTACCCATTCTGTACGGGCAATTTCTGCACCATTCAGACGACCACTAACTTGAATTTTGATTCCTTGAACTTCGGCTCTTTGAGCTCTTTGCACAGCTTGGCGAACAACACGACGGAAAGAAACACGACGCTCTAACTGTTGAACGATGTATTCTGCAATTAAGGCAGCATCCGCATCAACACGGGCAACCTCAACAACATTAATCCGAATTTGACGTTGGTCACCAAGGGTTTGCTGAAGACCAGTACGCAAAGCTTCAATACCAGAACCACCACGACCGACAACGACACCGGGGCGAGCAGTATGGATTTCGAGGTCGACTTGATCAGCTTTACGCTCGATCAATACCTTGGAAATACCAGCATTGTTGAGGTTGGCATCAACGTACTGACGAATTTTGTAATCTTCTTGGAGAAGTTCAGGATATTGCTTAGAGTCAGCATACCAACGAGATAAGTGCTCTTTCGTAATTCCTAAACGGAAACCAACTGGATGAATTTTTTGTCCCACGGCTTATTCCTTTGCGATATTGACAATTCGTTTAAACGAGGTGTAACTATTCAGCTGCGTCGGGGGCAACTGCAACGGTAATGTGACAAGTAGGCTTCCGAATCTGGAAGGCACGACCTTGGGCACGGGGACGATATCGTTTAAGCACAGGGCCAGCGTCAGCAAAGGCGGTGCTCACAATGAGACTGGAAGGATCAAGCCCTTCATTATGCTCAGCATTGGCGACAGCAGAACGGAGAACTTTTAGAATCGGTTCGCAGGCGCGGTAGGGCATAAATTCGAGAATAATTAAAGCTTCGCGATAGCTACGGCCACGGATTTGATCCAACACTCGTCTTACTTTACGAGGAGACATCCGGATATAGCGGGCGATCGCCTTAACTTCGTTTGTAGTATCGATAGACATAATTTGTTATTAACCCTTATCGACGTGCTTTCTTATCACTTCTGGCATGGCCTTTAAAAGTCCGAGTTGGCGCAAACTCGCCCAACTTGTGACCCACCATCTGCTCAGAAATAAAGACAGGTACATGCTGACGACCGTTATGAACGGCGATTGTATGACCTACCATCTGAGGCAGAATCGTCGAAGCCCGAGACCACGTTTTAATGACCTGCTTATCACCAGCAGCATTAAGCTTGTCAATCTTTTTCAAGAGACTGTCCGCAATAAACGGACCTTTTTTTAATGAACGACCCATAACTTTCTAATCGAGTGTGATGAACAAAAAGGGATTAACGACGACGACGAACAATCAAAGAACTACTTTGTTTCTTTTTCTTACGCGTCTTCTTACCGAGTGCGGGTTTACCCCAAGGTGTTACAGGGCCACTACGACCAATGGGCGCTCTACCTTCACCACCACCATGGGGGTGATCAACAGGGTTCATGACACTACCACGAACTTGGGGGCGACGACCGAGATGACGAGTACGGCCAGCCTTACCAAGCTTGAGGTTACGAGCTTCAGCATTACCAACCTTACCGATTGTTGCGTAGCACTCCTTTCTCACCATGCGAACCTCCTTCGAAGGCAGCTTGATAGTGACATAATCTCCCTCCTTAGCAACCAACTGAGCAAAGCCACCAGCCGTGCGAACCATTTGGCCGCCGCGTCCAGCATAGAGCTCAATATTGTGAATTTCAGTACCAAGGGGAATCTTATAAAGCGGTAAAGCATTACCCACTTCAAAAGCAGCATCTTCACCAGCAGTGATTGTGTCACCAACATCTAAGCCAGCCGGCTGAAGAATATAGCGTTTTTCACCATCTTCATACCGCACAAGAGCAATACGAGCATTACGGTTTGGATCATATTCAATCGCGATCACTTCAGCAGCAATATCACGCTTATCACGACGAAAATCGATCATGCGATACAAACGCTTATGACCGCCGCCACGGTGGCGACAAGTAATCACACCACGATTGTTGCGACCTTTCTTACGATGCTTATACTTAGTAAGCGATTTTTCTGGTTTGGATTTAGTAATATCCGAAAAGTCGGAGACAGTAGCCTGACGAGTTCCCGGAGTATATGGTCTAAATGAACGAATACCCATGATTTATTCAAGTAAATGACGACTATACTTCAGGGAACAAAGTGATTGTGTCCCCTTCTGCCAAGGTGATAACAGCACGCTTATATTGAGATTTAAAACCCATGAAACGGCCAACACGACGCTTTTTACGAGGTAAACGCGCAGTGTTAATCTTGACAACTTTGACTTCAAATAAGCTCTCAATAGCAGCTTTAATATCTGTTTTAGTTGCTGTTAAAACAACATCAAAAACATACTTATTTTCTTCAAGCTGGATTGTTGCTTTTTCGCTCACAATTGGCTTCAGAATCAAATCTGCAAGGTCACGGGACTGGACACGACTAGTCATTGTAAACCTCCTGAATCTTTGCCAACGCTTCAGATGTCACAACAATTTTATTGGCATTGAGAATATCAAAAACATTTAAGCCATTTGCAGGAATGAGCTTCAAGGAAGCAACATTACGCGCTGACAAATAAACATTCTCTGTCAATTCGTCCATGATCAACAACACCTTCTCTCCGGATTCAACGCCCCAGCGGCTCATCGCAGCGAGCAAATCCTTTGTTTTAGGGGCAGCTAGTTGCGCAGCAAAGCTTTCAACAACAACTAAATCCTCAGAGCGGCTTTGGAATGCAGTGCGCAGTGCCAAGCGACGTTCTTTGCGATTCATTTTAATGTTGTACTCTTTGGGTTTGGGGCCAAAGATTACACCACCACCACGCCATAAGGGAGAGCGGGAGGAACCAGCTCTGGCGCGGCCAGTACCTTTTTGACGCCAAGGCTTACGGCCACCACCACGGACTTCAGAACGAGTCTTGGTAGAGGATGTACCTTGACGGGCATTATTTAATTGACGCACAAGGGCGCGATGCACAATGTGCGATGCATTTTCTTCTTTGGCTGTCTTGAAATCGAGGCTGGCTTGGCCAACTTCGTCTCCTTGCCAATTTTTTACGGTGCAGTTAACCATAGTGATGAAGTATCGGATTATCGGTTATCTGGTGCTCAAGGCCACAGAGCCTGAGCTGTATTACATATTGAAATCAAATAAATAGTTTAGATATTTAGCTCGATGGAATTTGAGCCGAAATGACTAACTTTATTTTTTTTTACTGGCCTACGATATTGCTAGGTGCAATGCTCAATAGATTGCCAGTTTTACCCGGAACAGCACCCTTGATCAGCAAGAGGTTGCGTTCTTCGTCAACACGAACAACTTCGAGTTTACGTACGGTAATTTTTGTGCCGCCATAACGACCAGCCATACGCTTACCGGGGTAAACGCGACCGGGAGTCGTGCCTGCACCGGTAGAACCGGGTAGACGGTGGTTCTTAGAACCATGGGTCATATTACCGCGCTTGAAATTGTGACGCTTCTGGTAACCTGCAAAACCACGACCAATCGTATTGCCGGAAACATCGACAGTTTGACCTGCTTCAAAGATGCTTGCGGTAACGGACTGCCCGAGCTCGTAGGAGGATGCATCGTCAAGACGATATTCCTTTAAGTGACGCAAGGGTGTTGCACCAGCTTTACTAAGGTGTCCCAGTTCAGGTTTGGACAAAGCCTTTTCTTTTACGTCGCCGTAACCTATCTGTACGGATGTGTAACCATCTGTTTCAGAGGTTTTGACTTGGGTAACGGTACAAGGTCCAGCTTGAATGACGGTTACGGGAATTGCAGCTCCTGTTTCCTGATCAAAGATCTGGGTCATACCGAGTTTAGTGCCGAGGATACCGAGTGACACGGAACAAAGACCTCTTATCTACTAATAGACAACATTAAAAATTGAGCAGAAATAATATGAACCGCTCTAGTAAAGAGTTGTGGTTCTTGTCTTCTACTCTTGAGAGTATTCAGAGTGTTTTTAAGGCTCTGAAAGACTGGTGGATGCAGGTGCTGTTCAAAGCACGTTTCGTTCAGGACTTAAAAACAAGGTTGCTTCCAGTATCCGAAAACGACTGCAAACGCTTTGGCTTCGATATACTCTAGGCGTTAAGTGTGCCTAAATGAGTTACCGGGGGTCTAGCTGACTAATCTAGGCAGTTTTAATTGCGAATGCCTCAAATGTGACGGGACTTATTTTTTCTGCCGTGGGGGCAAAATGTATCCGTCATTACTCAAGAAAAGGTGTGCGATTAGTCACAAGCAGCAATTATAGACTAAGCTTCGGCATATATGCAAGAAAAAGTTTTAATTTGTTTGCATGGTTGCAGAGTATGGCGATCGCCGTCTGGGACAGCATAAAGTGTTACGATTGCCACAGAACAGAGAAAAGCGATTATACATAAAAAGGAAAGAACGCAATAATGCAAGAGTTTACAAAGTCGATATCTTTCGATGGGCGAGAGATTCGACTAAAAACAGGTTTGCTAGCGCCTCAGGCTGGTGGCTCCGTACTCATCGAATCAGGAGAAACGGCAGTCCTAGTAAATGCAACAACGGCAGCGGGAAGAGAAGGCATTGACTTTTTACCGCTACTCGTAGATTACGAAGAGAGATTATATGCAGCCGGTCGTATTCCAGGTGGTTTTTTAAGAAGAGAAGGTCGTCCTCCTGAACGAGCAACTTTGATTTCTCGCTTGATTGATCGTCCAATGCGTCCACTTTTTCCCCAGTGGCTAAGAGATGACATTCAAATTGTGGCAACGACTTTATCGATGGATGAGGATGTGCCCCCTGATGTGCTTGCGGTAACTGGTGCGTCTGTCGCAACATTACTGGCTGGTTTACCGTTCCATGGGCCAATGGCTGCTGTGAGAGTGGGATTGGTCGGTGACGATTTTATTTTGAATCCAACTTACCGTGAGATTCTCGGTGGCGATTTGGATCTCGTTGTGGCGGGTACACCGGAAGGTGTGATCATGGTTGAGGCTGGTGCAAATCAACTGCCTGAACAGGATATGATCGAGGCGATCGATTTTGCCTATGAAGCTATCCAAGAACTCATTGACAGCCAAGTTGAGCTGATTAAAGAACTGGGCATCGAAATTGTTACAGCAGAGCCCCCCGCAAAGGATGAGACTTTAGATGCATTTATTGCAGAGAAAGCTTCAGAAAAAATCAAACAGGTCTTAAGCCAATTTGATCTGGATAAGAGCGGTCGTGATGCGGCACTAGATGAAATTAAAGCAAACGAGGTCGTGGCAGCGATTGAAGCGATGCCGGAAGACAGTGAGCTGCGCGTCAAAACTGAAGAGAACAAAAAGCTTATTGGTAATGCGTTTAAAGCTTTAACTAAACAGTTAATGCGATCGCAGATCGTTGAGGATGGTGTGCGGGTTGATGGTCGTAAATTAGATGAGGTGCGTCCCATCTCCTGTAAGACATCGGTTCTTCCCCGTGCTGTTCACGGTAGTGGCTTGTTTAATCGTGGTTTAACTCAAGTTTTATCGATTGTGACTTTAGGAACGCCCGGTGATGCTCAGGATATGGATGATCTGCATCCTTCTGATGAGAAACGTTATCTCCACCACTACAATTTTCCTCCTTATTCTGTTGGTGAAACTCGCCCCATGCGATCGCCGGGTCGTCGGGAGATTGGTCATGGCGCTTTAGCGGAACGTGCTCTAATCCCTGTATTGCCAGCAAAAGATGAATTTCCCTACGTCATTCGGGTGGTTTCGGAAGTCTTATCTTCCAATGGCTCCACGTCGATGGGGTCTGTGTGTGGCTCCACCCTATCGCTAATGGATGCAGGTGTACCGATCGCCAAGCCAGTTAGTGGTGCGGCCATGGGTCTGATTAAAGAAGGCGATGAAGTTCGTATCTTGACGGACATTCAGGGGATCGAAGATTTCCTTGGTGACATGGACTTTAAGGTGGCCGGAACAGCCGACGGTATTACGGCCCTGCAAATGGACATGAAAATCACAGGTCTTGCAGTCGATGTAATTGCCGAAGCTATTAACAAAGCGCGACCTGCTCGCCTCCATATTTTGGAGAAGATGACTGATGTTATCGATAAGCCTAAAGAGCTGTCTCCCTCTGCGCCACGTCTACTTACCATCA from [Limnothrix rosea] IAM M-220 includes:
- the rplO gene encoding 50S ribosomal protein L15, with the translated sequence MKLSDISPKAGSKKRRRRVGRGIAAGQGASCGFGMRGQKSRSGTGTKAGFEGGQMPLYRRVPKLKHFTIVNPKHFTVVNLSKLAELDAQTEVTLASLMEKGIVTSNDGPLKVLGEGEISVALTVKAAGFSKSAQSNIEAAGGTCEVVG
- the rpsE gene encoding 30S ribosomal protein S5, translated to MAKRRKSSRNKDKDSNWQERVIQIRRVSKVVKGGKKLSFRAIVVIGNETGKVGVGVGKAGDVIGAVRKGVADAKKHVVDVPLTKTNTVTHRINGIAGGAKVMMRPAAPGTGVIAGGAVRTVLELAGVKNILAKQLGSKSPLNNARATVDALGNLRSFSAVAQERGVSIDRIYA
- the rplD gene encoding 50S ribosomal protein L4; this encodes MVNCTVKNWQGDEVGQASLDFKTAKEENASHIVHRALVRQLNNARQGTSSTKTRSEVRGGGRKPWRQKGTGRARAGSSRSPLWRGGGVIFGPKPKEYNIKMNRKERRLALRTAFQSRSEDLVVVESFAAQLAAPKTKDLLAAMSRWGVESGEKVLLIMDELTENVYLSARNVASLKLIPANGLNVFDILNANKIVVTSEALAKIQEVYND
- a CDS encoding 50S ribosomal protein L23 gives rise to the protein MTSRVQSRDLADLILKPIVSEKATIQLEENKYVFDVVLTATKTDIKAAIESLFEVKVVKINTARLPRKKRRVGRFMGFKSQYKRAVITLAEGDTITLFPEV
- the rpsC gene encoding 30S ribosomal protein S3, whose amino-acid sequence is MGQKIHPVGFRLGITKEHLSRWYADSKQYPELLQEDYKIRQYVDANLNNAGISKVLIERKADQVDLEIHTARPGVVVGRGGSGIEALRTGLQQTLGDQRQIRINVVEVARVDADAALIAEYIVQQLERRVSFRRVVRQAVQRAQRAEVQGIKIQVSGRLNGAEIARTEWVREGRVPLHTLRADIDYSYKTAQTIYGILGIKVWIFKGEIIPGQEDVPPANAAPMPRRKSRRQQFEDRSEQ
- the rplP gene encoding 50S ribosomal protein L16 → MLSPKRTKFRKQHRGRMRGMAQRGNTVQFGDYALQAIEPSWITARQIEAARRAMTRYIKRGGKIWIRIFPDKPITMRPAETRMGSGKGNPEFWVAVVKPGRIMFEMNGVSEPIAREAMRLAAQKLPIKTKFVTRNVEYI
- the rpsQ gene encoding 30S ribosomal protein S17, whose amino-acid sequence is MATKERVGLVVSDKMDKTVVVAVENRSPHPKYKKIVVKTKRFKAHDEENQCKVGDRVRIRETPPTSKTKRWAIAEILNK
- the rplN gene encoding 50S ribosomal protein L14, producing the protein MIQQQTYLNVADNSGARKLMCLRVLSTGNCRYGGIGDQIIAVVKEAIPNMGVKKSDIVRAVIVRTRQPLRRVSGMSIRFDDNAAVIINAEGNPKGTRVFGPVARELRDKNFTKIVSLAPEVI
- the rpsH gene encoding 30S ribosomal protein S8 — encoded protein: MAANDTISDMLTRIRNACMVQHENTKVPVTRMTRSIAAVLKDEGFIDNYVEAGEGIRKHLVISLKYKGRNRKPIIQKLQRVSKPGLRVYSNHKDLPRVLGGIGIAIISTSRGVMTDRQARKEGIGGEILCYVW
- a CDS encoding polyribonucleotide nucleotidyltransferase, which produces MQEFTKSISFDGREIRLKTGLLAPQAGGSVLIESGETAVLVNATTAAGREGIDFLPLLVDYEERLYAAGRIPGGFLRREGRPPERATLISRLIDRPMRPLFPQWLRDDIQIVATTLSMDEDVPPDVLAVTGASVATLLAGLPFHGPMAAVRVGLVGDDFILNPTYREILGGDLDLVVAGTPEGVIMVEAGANQLPEQDMIEAIDFAYEAIQELIDSQVELIKELGIEIVTAEPPAKDETLDAFIAEKASEKIKQVLSQFDLDKSGRDAALDEIKANEVVAAIEAMPEDSELRVKTEENKKLIGNAFKALTKQLMRSQIVEDGVRVDGRKLDEVRPISCKTSVLPRAVHGSGLFNRGLTQVLSIVTLGTPGDAQDMDDLHPSDEKRYLHHYNFPPYSVGETRPMRSPGRREIGHGALAERALIPVLPAKDEFPYVIRVVSEVLSSNGSTSMGSVCGSTLSLMDAGVPIAKPVSGAAMGLIKEGDEVRILTDIQGIEDFLGDMDFKVAGTADGITALQMDMKITGLAVDVIAEAINKARPARLHILEKMTDVIDKPKELSPSAPRLLTIKIDPDLIGMVIGPGGKTIKSITEQTRAKVDIADDGTVTIASSESENAENAKKMIVNMTRKLGEGDVFFGKVTRIIQIGAFVEILPGKEGMIHISQLAEGRVGKVEDEVAVGDEVVVKVREIDNKGRINLTRLGIHPDEAAAAREEAN
- the rplR gene encoding 50S ribosomal protein L18 translates to MKATRKQLTQRRHFRIRRRVEGTGDRPRLAVFRSHKHIYAQVIDDEKQHTLAAASTLDKDLRKDLNSSSNTSASTAVGNLIAKRALEKGIKKVVFDRGGNLYHGRVKALADAAREAGLDF
- the rpmC gene encoding 50S ribosomal protein L29 translates to MALPKIEDARKLDDQALADEIVAVKKQLFDLRLQQATGRLEKTHEFKHARHRLAQLMTVERQRQLQAQ
- the rplF gene encoding 50S ribosomal protein L6, giving the protein MSRIGKKPVPIPDKVTVSVDGLTISVKGPKGTLERTLPEKVKVVKEDNSILISPVDSSRPARERHGLCRTLVANMVEGVSNGYSKNLEIIGVGYRAQVKGNTLTLNVGYSKPVEMVMPEGITVAMGEKNTQVIISGIDKEVVGNTAAKVRAVRPPEPYKGKGIRYQGEHVRRKAGKAGK
- the rplX gene encoding 50S ribosomal protein L24; this translates as MAGRKSSTPTRHNMHVKKGDTVQVISGRDKGKVGEVIQTLPKSSKVIVKDVNIRTKHVKPQQEGESGQIQTFEAPIHSSNVMHYSEKEKVASRIGYQITDDGRKVRVLKKTGEVID
- the rplV gene encoding 50S ribosomal protein L22, translating into MSIDTTNEVKAIARYIRMSPRKVRRVLDQIRGRSYREALIILEFMPYRACEPILKVLRSAVANAEHNEGLDPSSLIVSTAFADAGPVLKRYRPRAQGRAFQIRKPTCHITVAVAPDAAE
- the rpsS gene encoding 30S ribosomal protein S19, producing the protein MGRSLKKGPFIADSLLKKIDKLNAAGDKQVIKTWSRASTILPQMVGHTIAVHNGRQHVPVFISEQMVGHKLGEFAPTRTFKGHARSDKKARR
- the rplC gene encoding 50S ribosomal protein L3, which gives rise to MSLGILGTKLGMTQIFDQETGAAIPVTVIQAGPCTVTQVKTSETDGYTSVQIGYGDVKEKALSKPELGHLSKAGATPLRHLKEYRLDDASSYELGQSVTASIFEAGQTVDVSGNTIGRGFAGYQKRHNFKRGNMTHGSKNHRLPGSTGAGTTPGRVYPGKRMAGRYGGTKITVRKLEVVRVDEERNLLLIKGAVPGKTGNLLSIAPSNIVGQ
- the rplE gene encoding 50S ribosomal protein L5, with the translated sequence MSQRLKTLYQDSIVPKLTEQFGYKNIHEVPKVIKISVNRGLGEAASNAKAMESSRTELATITGQRPVITRAKKAIAGFKIRQGMPVGVMVTLRSEKMYAFLDRLISLALPRIRDFRGISPKSFDGRGNYSLGIREQLIFPEIDYDSIDQIRGMDISIITTAQTDEEGRALLKAMGMPFRES
- the rplB gene encoding 50S ribosomal protein L2 is translated as MGIRSFRPYTPGTRQATVSDFSDITKSKPEKSLTKYKHRKKGRNNRGVITCRHRGGGHKRLYRMIDFRRDKRDIAAEVIAIEYDPNRNARIALVRYEDGEKRYILQPAGLDVGDTITAGEDAAFEVGNALPLYKIPLGTEIHNIELYAGRGGQMVRTAGGFAQLVAKEGDYVTIKLPSKEVRMVRKECYATIGKVGNAEARNLKLGKAGRTRHLGRRPQVRGSVMNPVDHPHGGGEGRAPIGRSGPVTPWGKPALGKKTRKKKKQSSSLIVRRRR